A single genomic interval of Cydia strobilella chromosome 3, ilCydStro3.1, whole genome shotgun sequence harbors:
- the LOC134755824 gene encoding patj homolog has protein sequence MHLGVNLSNALQQLESVKAAVDQSDDPKLKAATNDDLNMLISLLESPILKSIATLQDSVGMLATQVAHHPSILPGDFDITPAGELALQARNLYGAEGEEEQRVPQVSPPHCLDFGSSSDNERVLGLDTASIDSNMSPKQSHGILEMSRNDDSLASASPNIVAGDWAQVEVINLVNDGTGLGFGIIGARTSGVIVKTILAGGVADRDGRLKSGDHILQIGDAHLVEMGSEQVAGVLRASGSRVRLVVARAVDPALAPPAAAPLVPARLLSDPEALDRYLLETGFEQVFHTQPAHHPPASRFVFDSAVTPPPDTDAESPEVDRFTVQLKKDENGLGITIAGYVCEKEELSGIFVKSVSAGSAAALSGRVRVNDRIVAVDGASLAGKSNQRAVDALKQSGNLVTLELERYLRGPKYEQLQQAIAAGESAGVATVAHNPFLHMHRPEPAHQDIQMTTLHNVESSVEDPAPSPPRSPPGARAQPAFEMPRGAEQKEAIRRKWQSILGEDVEIVVGVVMRGGGGLGISLEGTVDVEGGREVRPHHYVRSVLPEGPVGRAGVHRPGDELLEVNGHRLLGMNHLEVVSILKELSSEVCMVCARPRPAPAHAHAPPLDLAPPAPTLVKAKSDGSLAGAGAEEGGSLSGGKVRSRSLEPLTGLAMWSSEPQIIELLKGERGLGFSILDYQDPLRPAHTLVVIRSLVPGGVAQQDGRLIPGDRLLFVNDQNLSDASLEQAVAALKGAARGVVRIGVAKPLPLVDAPPPPLPASAPPSHH, from the exons ATGCATCTTGGTGTAAATTTGTCCAATGCTCTTCAGCAATTGGAAAGTGTGAAAGCTGCTGTGGATCAAAGTGATGACCCGAAACTGAAG gctGCTACCAATGATGACCTGAACATGTTGATAAGCTTACTAGAGAGTCCGATCCTGAAGAGCATAGCTACACTTCAGGACTCTGTTGGCATGCTGGCTACACAAGTGGCTCATCATCCTTCGATTCTGCCCGGTGACTTTGATATTACTCCTGCAG GTGAACTTGCTCTCCAAGCTCGAAACTTGTACGGCGCGGAGGGCGAGGAAGAACAACGAGTCCCGCAGGTGTCTCCGCCGCACTGCCTCGATTTCGGCTCGAGCTCGGACAACGAGCGCGTGTTGGGGCTTGACACTGCCTCCATCGACTCGAATATGTCGCCTAAACAG AGTCATGGCATCCTCGAAATGTCCAGAAACGACGACTCTCTGGCGTCTGCCTCTCCTAACATAGTTGCGGGCGACTGGGCGCAAGTGGAGGTCATAAACCTCGTCAACGACGGCACTGGTCTTGGATTCG GTATAATTGGAGCAAGGACTAGTGGTGTGATTGTCAAAACCATCTTGGCGGGCGGCGTCGCGGACCGCGACGGGCGTCTCAAGTCTGGAGATCACATTCTACAAATAGGAGAT GCTCATTTGGTGGAAATGGGTTCCGAGCAAGTGGCAGGCGTGCTCCGAGCATCCGGTTCTCGGGTCCGCCTGGTGGTAGCGCGCGCCGTGGACCCGGCGCtagcgccgcccgccgccgcgccgctcgTCCCCGCCAGGCTCCTGTCGGACCCGGAGGCGCTGGACCGGTATCTGCTGGAAACCGGCTTCGAGCAGGTGTTCCACACCCAGCCGGCGCACCACCCGCCCGCTTCTCGGTTCGTGTTCGACAGCGCGGTGACGCCGCCTCCTGATACAG ATGCTGAATCACCGGAGGTCGACAGATTTACGGTGCAGTTGAAGAAGGATGAGAATGGACTGGGAATAACTATAGCAG GTTACGTGTGCGAAAAAGAGGAGCTTTCGGGTATCTTCGTGAAGTCGGTGTCGGCGGGAAGCGCGGCGGCATTAAGCGGTCGTGTGCGAGTCAACGATCGCATCGTGGCCGTTGATGGCGCGTCGTTGGCTGGCAAGTCCAACCAGCGCGCCGTCGATGCGCTTAAACAGAGCGGGAATCTCGTCACACTCGAGCTGGAGAG ATACCTGCGCGGTCCGAAATATGAGCAGCTGCAGCAAGCAATAGCAGCGGGTGAGAGTGCTGGGGTCGCAACTGTCGCGCACAACCCGTTCCTGCACATGCACCGACCGGAACCGGCGCACCAAGACATACAGATGACAACGTTACACAA CGTGGAATCCAGCGTGGAGGATCCTgcgccgtcgccgccgcgcAGCCCGCccggcgcgcgcgcgcagcccgcGTTCGAGATGCCAAGGGGCGCCGAACAGAAGGAGGCTATTAGGAGGAAGTGGCAGTCCATATTAG GCGAAGACGTGGAAATCGTAGTAGGAGTAGTGATGCGCGGCGGGGGCGGGCTCGGCATCTCGCTAGAGGGCACGGTGGACGTGGAGGGAGGCCGCGAGGTGCGGCCGCACCACTACGTGCGCTCCGTGCTGCCCGAGGGGCCCGTGGGCCGCGCCGGCGTGCACCGCCCCGGCGACGAGCTGCTCG AGGTGAACGGGCACCGGCTACTGGGCATGAACCACCTGGAGGTGGTGTCGATCCTGAAGGAGCTGTCGAGCGAGGTGTGCATGGTGTGCGCGCGACCTCGCCCCGCTCCTGCGCATGCGCATGCGCCGCCGCTCGACCtggcgccgcccgcgcccacGCTCGTCAAG GCTAAATCAGACGGCAGcctagctggcgcgggtgctGAGGAAGGCGGGTCGCTGTCGGGCGGGAAGGTGCGCTCGCGCAGCCTGGAGCCGCTCACGGGACTGGCCATGTGGTCTTCCGAGCCGCAGATTATAG AACTGCTGAAAGGCGAGCGCGGCCTCGGCTTCTCAATCCTAGACTACCAGGACCCGTTGCGACCCGCGCACACGCTCGTGGTGATCCGCTCGCTCGTGCCGGGCGGCGTGGCCCAGCAGGACGGCCGGCTCATCCCCGGCGACCGGCTGCTGTTCGTCAACGACCAG